From Shewanella yunxiaonensis, the proteins below share one genomic window:
- a CDS encoding NUDIX hydrolase, with translation MSNIAVRDKVRYRPNVTVACVIEAENKFLMVEEWINGEQKFNQPAGHLEAGESLTMACAREIIEETGLALQPQQLLRIDQYNANAELAFLRFTFCCQLPACHSAAPQDADITATHWLSFDEICALGSKLRSPLVAEVIRSYRQGPRYDLELLNWQFLALAGGVKP, from the coding sequence ATGAGTAATATTGCAGTCAGGGACAAAGTCAGATACCGGCCTAATGTAACGGTTGCCTGTGTTATCGAGGCCGAAAACAAATTTCTGATGGTAGAAGAATGGATTAATGGCGAGCAAAAATTTAACCAGCCTGCAGGACACTTAGAGGCCGGAGAAAGTCTTACCATGGCCTGCGCCCGGGAAATTATTGAAGAAACCGGTTTAGCGCTGCAACCACAGCAATTACTGCGCATAGATCAGTACAATGCCAATGCCGAACTAGCATTTCTGCGCTTCACTTTCTGCTGCCAACTGCCCGCATGTCACAGTGCAGCCCCGCAAGATGCCGACATCACGGCAACACACTGGCTTAGTTTTGACGAGATTTGCGCCTTGGGGAGTAAGCTACGTAGTCCGTTGGTCGCCGAAGTGATCCGCAGTTATCGCCAAGGACCGCGTTATGACCTGGAATTGTTAAATTGGCAATTCCTGGCATTAGCAGGTGGCGTTAAGCCGTGA
- the mnmA gene encoding tRNA 2-thiouridine(34) synthase MnmA has protein sequence MTFIDPNPSAKKVIVGMSGGVDSSVSAYLLKQQGYQVEGLFMKNWEEDDDTEYCSAAADLQDAQAVCDKLGIKLHTVNFAAEYWDNVFEYFLEEYKAGRTPNPDIMCNKEIKFKAFLDFADDILDADYIAMGHYVRRGELNGKTTLLRGADSNKDQSYFLYTLGHEQLSRSLFPVGDIEKPRVREIAKELGLVTADKKDSTGICFIGERKFSEFLSRYLPAQPGNIETVEGEIIGQHQGLMYHTLGQRKGLGIGGTKDGNEEPWYTVDKDLERNVLVVAQGHHHPRLMSDGLIAHQLHWVDHLGPVDGQQLTVKTRYRQPDIGCRVHYNGKDEIRVIFDNPVAAVTPGQSAVFYNGEICLGGGIIDSLIRE, from the coding sequence ATGACATTTATCGATCCCAATCCTTCTGCAAAAAAGGTTATCGTCGGCATGTCCGGTGGCGTTGACTCCTCGGTATCAGCTTACTTGCTGAAACAGCAGGGATACCAAGTGGAAGGACTCTTTATGAAAAACTGGGAAGAGGACGATGATACCGAGTATTGCTCAGCAGCAGCGGATCTGCAGGACGCTCAGGCAGTATGTGACAAATTAGGGATCAAACTGCATACCGTCAACTTTGCGGCTGAATATTGGGACAACGTCTTCGAGTATTTTCTGGAAGAATACAAAGCCGGACGCACCCCTAACCCAGACATCATGTGTAACAAGGAAATTAAATTTAAAGCTTTCCTTGATTTTGCTGACGACATTCTCGATGCCGATTACATTGCCATGGGCCATTATGTGCGCCGTGGCGAGCTTAACGGTAAAACCACATTACTGCGTGGTGCAGATAGTAATAAAGACCAGAGCTATTTCCTTTACACCCTAGGTCACGAGCAGCTTTCTCGTAGCCTGTTCCCTGTCGGTGATATTGAGAAGCCTCGAGTACGGGAAATAGCCAAAGAACTGGGGCTGGTAACGGCAGATAAAAAAGACAGTACCGGGATCTGTTTTATCGGCGAACGTAAATTCAGTGAATTTCTCAGTCGTTATCTGCCAGCACAACCCGGCAATATTGAAACGGTCGAAGGTGAAATCATCGGCCAACATCAGGGACTGATGTACCATACATTGGGCCAACGTAAAGGTTTGGGTATCGGTGGTACCAAAGACGGCAATGAAGAGCCATGGTATACCGTTGATAAAGATCTTGAACGTAATGTTTTAGTAGTAGCCCAGGGACATCATCACCCACGCTTGATGTCTGATGGACTCATCGCGCATCAATTACATTGGGTGGATCATCTGGGTCCCGTTGACGGGCAACAACTCACGGTAAAAACCCGTTATCGTCAACCGGACATCGGTTGCCGGGTTCACTATAATGGCAAAGATGAAATAAGAGTGATCTTCGACAATCCCGTTGCAGCTGTCACCCCTGGACAATCAGCGGTATTCTACAATGGTGAAATCTGCCTCGGTGGCGGCATCATAGATAGTCTGATAAGAGAGTAA
- the hflD gene encoding high frequency lysogenization protein HflD has translation MKTLHDRTMALAATLQAVAQVQYIARHGETDDEQLAAALNTILVTDPDSIDDIYPDKKVLANGYRWVINQLGDNHQKDVEITRYLVGLLALERKLSRNNAALAMMSERIQQIHRQLQHFTITDEQVIANFADIYSDIISNLGPKIQISGNPHILQQKSVQNKIRALLLAAMRSAVLWRQLGGKRRQLVFSRKAIVDTANNSLSLY, from the coding sequence GTGAAAACACTGCATGACAGAACCATGGCACTGGCAGCAACCCTGCAGGCTGTTGCTCAGGTTCAGTACATTGCCCGTCACGGTGAAACCGATGACGAACAACTGGCTGCTGCGCTGAACACCATTTTAGTGACAGACCCTGACAGCATTGATGATATCTATCCCGACAAAAAAGTGCTGGCAAACGGTTACCGCTGGGTGATCAACCAGCTTGGCGATAATCACCAGAAAGATGTCGAGATCACTCGTTATCTGGTGGGCTTACTGGCGCTGGAGCGCAAACTCAGCCGCAATAATGCCGCACTGGCGATGATGTCGGAACGCATCCAGCAAATCCATAGGCAACTGCAGCACTTCACAATCACCGATGAACAAGTGATCGCCAATTTTGCCGATATCTATAGCGATATCATCAGCAATCTCGGTCCAAAAATTCAGATTTCCGGGAATCCCCATATTCTGCAACAAAAGTCGGTACAAAATAAAATACGTGCACTGCTGCTGGCAGCAATGCGCAGCGCCGTGCTTTGGCGACAACTGGGTGGGAAACGCCGACAACTGGTGTTTTCGCGTAAAGCCATCGTCGATACGGCCAATAACAGCCTCTCCCTATATTAA